One window of Vanessa cardui chromosome 5, ilVanCard2.1, whole genome shotgun sequence genomic DNA carries:
- the LOC124529989 gene encoding pyridoxal-dependent decarboxylase domain-containing protein 1, translated as MGDAPATDMDSNIPSPESDAPSELDRQPFGGLEFQVSEVVGRLEAGVNAQDGEEEEKKTETRKISTGFFEPEEMAMDEILKVLEDLVLKTDPSCESMEPPLLPTDAVTRAAILSHSISALFARLERSHAARLGAHIASETTRWMSHMFRLTDYNAYYHQEQMEGLVRVTRMLLHHRYPRYLEDGALAFASRLPSIYSCVASPLGVVQHLCRQLGLPLACVRPVPVCANGQSMDLEALERLCAEDAAAGRTPLLVLGEAGGPPLGRGCPLRALAALCARTHTHLHVRGHALALPAAMGRDETYSVADSLTLTPGPWFGVPGLPTVTFYKIPEPITANEHSKGVNASGSREGALAALAGLSAGGARLCALPLWTCARAAGAGRLARRIERAFRNARAARALVQSADLKLLSDRPGGDEPPNVDLVDAVSQASACVAFQFAPPDVDKPPAYYDKLNSWLGQVLQREADMISIEVVETEAHGVVLRYCPLEGAPDAGAADAWAPALEAQLSVLRATVALREPFRRRLAQHSTLRLVRVPGWAGLGGVRYVPPGWEEAPIEELNSLNRQLVETLRATDGAFSCGDGEDGMACVRFGMVTADTDVDELLDLVISAGKDVEENSKQLTDMTEVLKKGISAAQEELAREAWQEGLLRRVPVVGRVVAWWAPPAPPAGRRLLLAHGTLQTTEDIYRRVQKKENEEPARAHSPTRQNKQEEQ; from the exons ATGGGAGATGCGCCGGCTACAGATATGGACTCTAATATACCTAGTCCCGAGAGCGATGCCCCTTCTGAATTG GACCGGCAGCCTTTTGGGGGGCTGGAATTCCAGGTTTCTGAGGTAGTTGGAAGGCTAGAAGCCGGCGTCAATGCCCAAGATGGGGAAGAAGAGGAAAAAAAAACGGAAACTAGAAAAATAAGTACTGGTTTTTTCGAACCAGAAGAAATGGCTATGGATgagattttaaaagttttagaaGATCTTGTTTTGAAAACGGATCCTAGTTGTGAGAGTATGGAGCCCCCGTTATTACCGACTGATGCTGTGACGCGGGCAGCGATCTTGTCTCATAGCATATCTGCTTTATTTGCACGATTAGAAAGAAGTCATGCAGCCAGGCTTGGCGCTCATATAGCAAGCGAAACTACGCGCTGGATGTCTCATATGTTCAG ATTAACAGATTACAATGCATATTATCACCAAGAACAGATGGAAGGTCTCGTGCGTGTTACCAGGATGCTGTTACATCACAGATACCCTCGTTATCTCGAAGATGGAG cTTTGGCGTTTGCGAGCCGACTCCCATCTATATACAGCTGCGTGGCGAGTCCCCTGGGCGTGGTGCAACACCTCTGCAGGCAGCTTGGTCTACCGCTCGCCTGTGTGAGACCTGTTCCCGTTTGTGCTAATG GTCAGAGTATGGACCTGGAGGCGCTGGAGCGTCTGTGCGCGGAGGACGCGGCGGCGGGGCGCACGCCGCTGCTCGTGCTGGGCGAGGCGGGCGGCCCGCCGCTCGGGCGCGGCTGCCCGCTGCGCGCGCTGGCGGCGCTGTGCgcgcgcacgcacacgcaccTGCACGTGCGCGGACACGCGCTCGCGCTGCCCGCCGCCATGGGCCGCGACGAG ACATATAGCGTAGCGGACTCGCTCACATTGACGCCCGGCCCTTGGTTCGGTGTTCCCGGCTTGCCGACTGTT acattttacaaaataccAGAACCAATCACAGCAAACGAGCATTCGAAAGGCGTGAATGCG TCGGGCAGCCGCGAGGGCGCGCTGGCGGCGCTGGCGGGGCTgtcggcgggcggcgcgcggctGTGCGCGCTGCCGCTGTGGACGTgcgcgcgcgcggcgggcgcgggccgCCTGGCGCGCCGCATCGAGCGCGCCTTCCGCaacgcgcgcgccgcccgcgcgctCGTGCAGAGCGCCGACCTCAAGCTGCTG AGTGACAGACCCGGGGGAGACGAACCTCCCAACGTAGATTTAGTT gACGCAGTTAGTCAAGCGTCAGCGTGTGTAGCCTTCCAGTTCGCGCCACCGGATGTGGACAAACCGCCCGCTTATTACGATAAACTGAATTCATGGTTAGGGCAGGTGTTACAAAGGGAGGCCGATATG ATCAGCATCGAGGTTGTGGAGACGGAGGCGCACGGCGTGGTGCTGCGCTACTGCCCGCTGGAGGGCGCGCCCGACGCCGGCGCCGCGGACGCGTGGGCGCCCGCGCTGGAGGCGCAGCTGTCCGTGCTGCGCGCGACCGTCGCGCTGCGAGAGCCCTTCCGCCGCCGCCTCGCGCAGCACAGCACGCTGCGCCTCGTGCGCGTGCCCGGCTGGGCCG GCCTCGGTGGTGTCCGATACGTGCCTCCAGGGTGGGAGGAGGCGCCCATTGAGGAACTGAATTCTCTTAATAGACAACTCGTCGAAACGTTAAGGGCGACCGACGGTGCCTTCTCGTGCGGTGATGGAGAAGATGGGATGGCGTGTGTTag ATTTGGTATGGTAACAGCGGACACAGACGTGGACGAGTTACTGGACTTAGTGATATCTGCGGGCAAGGACGTCGAGGAGAACTCCAAACAACTCACTGACATGACGGAGGTTTTAAAGAAAG GCATCAGCGCGGCGCAGGAGGAGCTGGCGCGCGAGGCGTGGCAGGAGGGTCTGCTGCGGCGCGTGCCCGTGGTCGGCCGCGTGGTGGCGTGGTGGGctccgcccgcgccgcccgccggcCGCCGCCTGCTGCTGGCGCACGGCACGCTGCAGACCACCGAGGACATCTACAG ACGCGTTCAAAAGAAAGAAAACGAGGAACCTGCGCGTGCGCATTCACCCACGAGACAAAACAAACAGGAGGAGCAATAG
- the LOC124529984 gene encoding NADH-ubiquinone oxidoreductase subunit 8, with the protein MSLVKLFSLSTRVRTSGASGMLVRHASSSQEGKADKVYPPNVPGYKYVNAEDPDMSFKEMSNRAAQTLFWTELARGFAVTLAHIFKEPATINYPFEKGPLSPRFRGEHALRRYPSGEERCIACKLCEAICPAQAITIEAEERKDGSRRTTRYDIDMTKCIYCGFCQEACPVDAIVEGPNFEFSTETHEELLYNKEKLLSNGDKWESEIASNIRADHLYR; encoded by the exons atgtccttagtaaaattattttcactgTCCACTCGAG TAAGAACGTCTGGCGCCAGTGGCATGCTAGTTCGTCATGCCAGTTCTAGTCAAGAAGGCAAAGCTGATAAAGTGTACCCACCAAATGTCCCTGGCTATAAATATGTCAATGCTGAAGATCCAGACATGAGTTTCAAAGAAATGTCAAACAGAGCTGCACAGACATTATTTTGGACGGAACTGGCAAGAGGTTTTGCTGTTACTTTAGCTCATATTTTCaag GAGCCAGCGACTATCAATTATCCATTTGAAAAGGGACCTCTGTCACCCCGATTCAGAGGAGAACATGCTTTGCGTCGTTATCCCTCTGGTGAGGAAAGATGCATTGCCTGCAAGTTATGTGAAGCAATCTGTCCGGCTCAG GCAATTACAATTGAAGCGGAGGAACGCAAAGATGGTTCTCGTCGGACTACGAGATACGATATTGATATGACGAAATGTATTTACTGCGGTTTCTGCCag GAGGCGTGTCCAGTAGACGCTATTGTAGAGGGACCCAACTTTGAGTTCTCAACAGAAACTCACGAGGAACTTCTTTACAACAAAGAGAAGTTGCTTTCGAACGGTGACAAGTGGGAGAGTGAGATTGCATCCAACATCAGAGCAGATCACCTCTACCGTTAA